From the genome of Sphingobacterium sp. UGAL515B_05:
TACAGACTTGACGGCACCCAAGAAAATTACTGTCACCGCGGGAAACGGTGACGCAAAGGATTATGTGGTTATTGCCGAGAAGAAAGGCAATACAGATATTTCAGGAATCAAAATTACATTTAAAGACAGCGAACAAAAGGAAAATGAGGTTGAGGGGATCTTAAATGGGAATACGGTGACGTTTTATGTGGTGCCGGGTATGGATCTTTCACAATCTACGCTGAGTTACGTTATTAATAAACATTCCAGTGGTTCTATAGCAAGCGGAGCTCAGGTCAATTTAGCAAACGGTGCAGAAGTACCCCTGACGATTTCTGGAGCCGGAAATATCAAGCGGCAGCTCAAATTGGTTGTCAAAGAACCTGTCAAACTTGAAAAAGGGGTGGGCATTAACCGGCGCTTGTTCCTGAAGAAAGCGGCAGACTTGGGCTTCACTGCAAATAGTGAAACGTCCTGTTTTGTGAGTGGCGATTACTTGGTGATTGTGAGCCGGACTTCACCATCTGTATTTAAGGTATATAACCGTTTCACAGGAGCTTATTCCCATAACCTAACAAATCCTTTCCCGGCAGGTCGTTTGATCTTCCAAGGCGTGAGCGATGAAAAAGGACGATTTATGTTAGGAACTTATACGCCGAATGGACAGAGCTTTGTGCTATACAAATACAGAGATGTTTTTGATACCAGTCCTGCCAAGCTATTGGATCTACCTTATAGCAAACCTGCTGCGGTAGCTGCCGGCGATGGCAATATCGGTCGTAAACTTAACTGGGTAGGGGATATGGACGGAAACGGTCAGTTACTTGCTTCGGTTGCAACCAGTCGTTACCTCCTGCGTTGGACAGTCGAAAATGGCCAGATAAAATCTACTGCGGCCGATGTCCTGGAATATAAGGATGGTGCGACATCATTGGGCTTCCTTCCGGAATATCTTCCTTTAGGGGTCGGCGCTAACGCCGAACTGATCGCGAGCACTAACGCCGAACTTGCTTATGTTTCGGGAAGTACCTGGGGGCGGCTAGCAGCATTCCCGGCAATTACCGGTACTGCTATGAATGGTGGTATCGCCTTTCAGCGTTTTAACAACGCAGATATTTTGGCTCAGGTCAAATTGTTTGGAAGCAATGAGATTGGTCAGATGT
Proteins encoded in this window:
- a CDS encoding DUF5018 domain-containing protein — translated: MDKIKFYSLWACANLLGGCQKPNYLERNVKNQLMDFYATIDGKGQDRLFLSTISNDTVYLHVDYYYPIDSDNEVDLSRLMLRASVPADAQVTPGLNGFTDLTAPKKITVTAGNGDAKDYVVIAEKKGNTDISGIKITFKDSEQKENEVEGILNGNTVTFYVVPGMDLSQSTLSYVINKHSSGSIASGAQVNLANGAEVPLTISGAGNIKRQLKLVVKEPVKLEKGVGINRRLFLKKAADLGFTANSETSCFVSGDYLVIVSRTSPSVFKVYNRFTGAYSHNLTNPFPAGRLIFQGVSDEKGRFMLGTYTPNGQSFVLYKYRDVFDTSPAKLLDLPYSKPAAVAAGDGNIGRKLNWVGDMDGNGQLLASVATSRYLLRWTVENGQIKSTAADVLEYKDGATSLGFLPEYLPLGVGANAELIASTNAELAYVSGSTWGRLAAFPAITGTAMNGGIAFQRFNNADILAQVKLFGSNEIGQMYVYDISDRARIGTTLSSPTYNQLRVYESELFTGGTNGNATSDICMGTSENGQRLQVYMLTTFGYLVAQEFTIYADSN